A window of the Caldisericia bacterium genome harbors these coding sequences:
- a CDS encoding prepilin-type N-terminal cleavage/methylation domain-containing protein, translated as MWRKGKGFTLIELMVVIAIILILALIAIPAYR; from the coding sequence ATGTGGAGAAAAGGTAAGGGTTTCACCCTTATTGAGTTAATGGTTGTTATTGCAATTATCTTGATTCTTGCTCTTATCGCTATTCCTGCCTATAGGAA